TAATTTTCTGGAAGATGATGATTTAGTCTGGGAAAATACTGTGACGGAGTTGCTGGAAACCTTGCCGTTAGTTGGGGCTGATGTGATATTTGTGGCGGAGGAAACAGGTTGGGGTGTAGTTCCAGCTTATCCTATGGGGCGCAAATTCCGTGATCGCCTGGGTGCTTTAATGCGACAATTAGGGGGAATTTGTGAACCTGTCTATTTGGTTACAGGTGGCCATGCTCTTAATTTGAGTTTACTGGGTGTACCATTACCTAAATCTTAATGCAACTTACAAATTGAATTAATAAACAATACTGCCATTCATCTCTAAAACTAGGTGCATGACCACCAAAAATTCTGACTTAGTTGATCTTTTCGCTAAAAATTAGAGAAAATAGGGTAGAGAAGTAGACAAAATAAATGCCCAGAAAAATTCGGGAGTTAAAAGCTCAAATTATCCGTTCAGGGTTTGTATATCTACCTAAACGGGGTAAAGGTAGTCATGAAAGATGGCGACATCCTTTACTAAGGAAAACATTAACTATTCCTGGTAAAGATGGTGATGATGTTCCACAATACTTAGAAAAGCAGTTAACAAAGTTATTAGCTGAATTAGAACAGTTAGGGGAGGATGAGGATTAATGAGTCAATATAGTATGATTGTGCAATGGTCAGAGGAAGATGGGCTTTTCTTAGTCACAATTCCAGAATTTAGCGATCGCGTAATTATGCCATGTACTCACGGTAAAACTCGTGAAGAAGCCATTCGTCATGGAGAAGAAGTTATTGAAATGTATTTAGAATCTTGGGAAGCAGAAGGTGAATCCATTCCTGAACCGAGGTTACTAAAAATTGCCTAATGTTTTAATTTTTATATAGGAGAAAATTGGATGTCAAATCATAGCGGTAGCTATATGTTAAATGAATTGATTACAATCTTGATACGTGAGCATTGTTTTGATCATTTAGCAAAGGAAAAGAAGCAAAATCTCATTGAAGAAATTGTCAAACTAGCTCGTGACGAAGATGATTGTAATTCGGGAGAAATTTTAGAAGGACATACAGACTATTTTGAGATATGTTATTGCTGTTTGGCAAAAACTAATGATCTTGAATCAGGTCTTTGTGTAAAATGCAGGTAATTACCTTGTTTTTTCTATCATGATATGTGTTCACCAAAATACCTTATTTCAGGGTGCAAGGAATTATATTGTTACCGATAAATCAACCGTGGGGTAGGGGTTTAGCAGTGCTAAACCCCTACTACTACGATAAATGTAATTTTTACAGCATATATATTTGATATTTTTTGTCAATGCGTAAGTGCTATGAATATTGATTAATACATCTATTCTGGCAACCGGGTTTCATCTAAAATTAACTCTAAAGAATAAAGACATTCTTCGGGAAAGATAGAAATATCCATTCCTGCTTGTTTAGCTGCTTGACGACGTGCTTTTTCATAGCTTTCCTCCAATTGTTCTTGAGGATAGTTTTTAAGACTGGGACTATCTTTAATAGTTAATTCAATTTGAGTCCGAGCATCTGTGATAGAATCTAGCCAACTGTCTGAACGTCTTTGAGGTTGATATTGCCATTTAAGTAAGTGTAAAAGTAGACGAATTAATTGACTAGAGATAGCGCGTCTTTCACTTTTACCCAAGTCGGAAATCTCCTCAATTAAATGTTCTTTATCAATTTCCTGCCAGCGATTTTCTAGTAATAGTTGGGCTGTTTTTTCTATCCACAAATTGAAGTCTGTTTGATAGGTTACAGTCATTTTTAGTTTACCTCATTTTTTACATTTCTATCAGCCCCATAGCCTCCTCATTACCCCAATACTGGTAATTTTTTTACCTTTTTATTATCTATAAACTAGGATTATTCAATTCAGCGATAGCTACTTTAACACAAGTACGAACACCAAGCCAATCACGTTCTGACAAGTGACCAATTAAAATCAAATTAGCAGAAAGTGGAAGCGTAACAAAAAGATGTGAGTTCAAGTTGGTCTTGTTCTGTCCAAGTATCATTATCATCAATAATAAATAAATTTCTCTCCACTAAATTAGTTTCTAACGCTTTGAGGATAAGTTGAGCAATTATATCTTGTTCGGTTTCAGGAAGTTGTTTTATTTGTGCGTTAGCGAAGCTTACCGGAGGTATCGCTTGTTCAAGTAACTGAGTCATAACCGTTAAGCTCCTGTGAATAAGACTTGTCAACTATTGTACTGTTCTACGAGAGAATATCGTCTATGTTACCTTTAAACTCATATTTATCTGTAGTGTAATTTCGTAGCAAAACAGTATTTTTACTGTTGCGGGTTTTGACTAGACTATGTTATTTTTGTGTTTATTTGAATTTTGAACAGTTAAGGGGAAGATACTTATGGAAGCTGGAAAGATATCTGTAACACAGGCCAGGTTGAAAATGACCCTTTGGAATGCAGACGCAGAAGCCACTGCGAGTAGTGATTTTTACTTATTGTTGCAAGAGATGGGTTTACCTGAAGAAGTTGTAACGAGATTACACCAACTGATTAGTAATACTATAAAAGTTGGGGAAAAAGTCGTTTCCATAGGTAAGGTCGTACTGAAAAAAATTTTTGAGTTTGTTAAAGCACACCCTTTTCTAGTCACAAGTGTTGGAATATCTGCTGTTGTAGCATCTGCTATCTACAGCTTAATAGTTTCGATTCCATTTTTAGGTCAATTTTTAGAACCTGTAGCTAGAGCTTTAGGAATTGGCATTGTAGTGACTGGAGCAGTTATAGGACATACACTTGATAAAAAATATGCAGATGTAGGACAAAATATTGTTGAAGTTGCAAACGAGTTTTTCAAACTTCTAATTGATGTTTTTAGTGCGGTTTCCTATCAAGTAGCTTTTAGCTAAATTTACTCAAACATTTAAACTGGGAGATTTTATGACAAAGAAGAAACCTAATAAAGAAGAGTTGCTGAAAGCAATTGAGCAGCTAGAAAAGAATCCTCATGATAGAATCAATTTCTTAACAGATATTGGTGTTATTGGTGTTGGTGCTGTAGGAGCAGGTGCAGCAGCATTTGCATTTGGAGGAACAACAGCTTCTATTTTATTTGGGTTAGTTACTCTACCAGTTGCAGCCCCAGTTGCAGTAGTTGCTGGTGCTGCGGTATTAGGTGGAGCAGCGCTCTTTGGTGCGAAAAGGTTTCTAGTAGATGGAACATCTCAGCAAGGTAAACGAGAAGAAATGCTGAGACAGTGGAAAGATAAACTACGAGAAATAGAAACGGAAGAAAAAAAATCTACTATTAGTCACAAAGACAAAACTGATTTTTATAGTTTCTTAAAAGAGCCGTTAAAGCTTGATCTTATTACTGCTGAGGATGCTCAGAATTTAATGAAACTTGTAGAAGCAGGTGAACTTGCAATGAGTGATGCTTATAAACTTGTAATAGATATCTTATCTGAAGCAAGAGGATTACCACCATCTAAAAGTTAGGGATTTAATTTTTATCATTTACAAAGCCTGCTTTTGCAGGCTTTATTTATTGTATTTAACTTAGAGGGTGTTTGAAAAGTCTAATTTGTTACTCCGCCTGGCGACTGTAAGTCGCGGCTACACAGACAAAACCCACCTTCGTGGGTTCAGAAACCTTGATTTTTCATTAGTCCACGAAGGTGGACTTCGCTTGTGTAGTAGCGAATTATATTCGCCCAAAACTTTTCAAACATCCTCTAAGAGAAGTATGAATTGATATGTCAAATAATTGGATATCCAGAAAATAAATTCTAATATCTGACAATGCAATATACGATAATATAATGCAAGACAAATTACTCCCACAAAACCATGAGTAAAGAAAATATTACCTTTCGCATAGACAGCAGCAAAAAAGTCGCAATTGACGCATTAGCACAAGGAATAAACCGCGACAGAAGCTATATTCTTAATGAAGCAGTAAACGCTTATTTAGAAATGTACCAATGGCAAATAGAAGAAATCCAAAAAGGTATTGCTGAAGCGGATGCTGGAGATTTTGCTAGTGATGAAGAAGTAAAAGAGACATTTGCCAGACTTATCCATGCAGATTAAATGGCTACGTCAGGCGCTACGTAACTTAGAGCAAGCGCATAAATACATAACTAAAGATAATCCCACCGCAGCACAGGAACTAATATTAAAGATTCAAAATGCTGCAAATCAATTAGAAAATTATCCCTTGATTGGAAAGTCTGGACGAGTAGAAGGGACAAGAGAACTGATAATTTCTAATTCACCGTATATTATTATTTATCGAGTCAAGGAAGAATCAATAGAAATTCTCCGAATTCTTCACACCTCAAAACGCTATCCAGATTAAAGATCCCCGACTTCTTTGATAAAGAGAACTACACAAAAAAGATGAACTGCTTGCAGCAGCGCTTCGCTATCCAATATTGTGGGATGGGCATCCTGCCCGTCCTTGTATTATTAGGGGACCAGATGCCCGCGCCACAAAAAATTTTGGGACATTTTTTTAATTGGAAGTCTCAAAGATCATTATTTCTCAAATTGAAGTTGTAGAAGTCGGGGATCTAAAACCCACGAAATTATGTCCAACTTGATAAACGGGGAACTTGCATCAATTCTTGACTGAGGCTGTTGTGAACATAACCATTAGTAGCCAGAATTCTCCCCGAATCAATCTTCATGGGACTACCATCATAAGCGGTGACATTACCTCCCGCTTCCTGAACCAATATTATCCCAGCCACAACATCCCAAGGCGCAATTCCCCTTTCCCAATAACCATCAACTCGGCCACAGGCTACATAAGCTAAATCCAACGCTGCTGCACCATCACGGCGCACACCTTGGGTAAGATGGGTAAGATGGCAAAATTCCGCGTAATTATTATCAGCAGTTTCCCGGCGGTCATAAGCAAATCCACTTACTAATAGGCTTTTACTTAATTCCGCTGTTTGAGAAACCCGAATAGGACGACGGTTACGAGTTGCACCTAAACCAGCAGCAGCCCGAAATAATTCATCACGGAAAGGATCATAAATTACTCCCACCTTGGGTACACCGTTAATCAGCAAGCCAATAGAAACGGCAAAACAGGGATATTGATGGGCGTAATTAGTTGTCCCATCGAGAGGGTCAATAGCCCAGAGAAATTCATTATCTTGATTTCCCAGTTTTCCCGACTCTTCAGCCAGGATAGAATGTTGGGGAAAATGGCGACCCAGTATTTCTAAAATTACCTGTTCAGAAGCTTTATCAGCAATGGTAACTAAATCACCAGGACGGCCTTTTTCGGTGATTGCGTCTTCTAATTTACCTAAATAATCTTGTAAAACTACACCTGCGGCTAAAGCGGCTTCTGTAGCAATATCTAGAAAAATTTGCATATTTGTTAGTTGTCAGTGGTCAGTTGTTAGTTGTTGTTCTTCAACAGATGATATATTATGTACATTTAACGAGAGAGCCGGCGAAATTCTCCAGGAGTCATCCGCATAGGTTTATCAGCGTTCCAGATGCCTTTTCCCATAATTCTTGCCCATTGTTGGGCGCGTTCTAAACGTTGGTTGTATTTGTGATTAGGCGATCGCGCTACAAATAAAGCATATCCTTGTTTGACTATTTCTTCATTTAACAACAGTTTATCTTTCCATACATAAGCTAAGGTGCGGTTAAATTTATCCTTAGCTTCTAAGTCAAATTCCAGATTTACAGCTTGATTTGCACCACCAATTAAAGTTTCTACTAATTGTTTAGCATCCTCACCCCAAGGAAGTTGACGGATATCTGGTGCATCTAAACCAATTAACCGCACTTGGGAAATTAAATTTGCTTGTGCTTCCATTCCCAATACTTCCAAACTTTGTCCACTCACAACCCGTGCTACCTTGACACTAGCGGGAACAATAGCAGAATTGTTTTGGCTTTGACAACTCACCAACAATAACAAACTGCCTAATATAATTATTTTTCGCACAAAAATGCGAAGATGAACTACCATGGCAGCCATCCTCGCTGTTAAAGTCATGCACCTGAACACAAAAAAAATCTTAGTCCTCATCTAAAGGTAAACCCGCTTTAACTTTGCCCTTACCAAAAAAGCGCCCAAACTGAAGTTCATAAACTTCATCTTCATCTTGTGTTTCTACTTCCAAATCAGAACGAGCATAACTTACACATAATAAAGCGTAACCTTGACGACGTAAATCTGGAGAAAGTCCAATGGCTTCCGGTTGGTGAATTTCTCCCGATACAACTCTAACAGCGCAAGTTGTGCAAGCCCCATTGCGGCAAGAAAAGGGCAGTTCTGTGCCATTGTGTTCAGCAGTATGCAGGATATAACGGTCTTCAGGAACTTCGAGAGTATGTGATGTACCAGTTTGACGATTGTAAACTTTAATAGTGTGGGTTTGAACCATCTTAATTTTGAGATTTTCGGATTTGGGGTTTCACACTTTATTATAAGAATAGTCGTTGAAAACCCCGCACTTTCAGGTCAGGGAGTTGTGAAAAAATATCTTTTCTGGAAAGGTTGCTTTTTTTTGAATTCTATTGTACTATAACAAAGCGAGACACCTGGAGAGATGGCCGAGTGGTTGAAGGCGCAGACCTGGAAAGTCTGTAATGGGGTGACTTATTCGGGGGTTCGAATCCCCCTCTCTCCATTTTCCCTTGCTGGGTAAGGGTTCTAAACCTTTAGGATTATAAGCAAGTTTTAAAAGTTGGTTTAATGAATTGGTTTAAATAATTTTTTCTGTGATAATTTACACTCATTTACTTACTGACTTCAATTTTTGATGACATCTGGTAAGTTTATCTTTTCTATATCTAGTTTAACATATCGCGGAAGTCCCCACATTCAATGTATAAGGTGGGGATTGTGATAACTTGTTCTCCATACACCATTTAACGCCTGTTGAGACATTGGCAAACCTTTCTTATTAAGGAATACAAAACTTTTGTTACTTGTATTTCTGTCTCGACATATAACTAATAAGTTATGCAGAAATGTATACGAGGGTTTGAATCCCTCTCTCTCCATTACCCAGTAATAATCAAGTTCGATTTAACAATCCTGATTTGCCAGTACAACTTAAATCCAATTTCTGGATATAAATAGTGGATTTTGCTCAAGAGTGAGCATTTTGTGTACAGTATATGCAGGTAAACGGCAAAATATCAGATTCACCTACAAGAAATTGGCT
The window above is part of the Dolichospermum sp. DET69 genome. Proteins encoded here:
- a CDS encoding type II toxin-antitoxin system HicA family toxin, whose translation is MPRKIRELKAQIIRSGFVYLPKRGKGSHERWRHPLLRKTLTIPGKDGDDVPQYLEKQLTKLLAELEQLGEDED
- a CDS encoding type II toxin-antitoxin system HicB family antitoxin codes for the protein MSQYSMIVQWSEEDGLFLVTIPEFSDRVIMPCTHGKTREEAIRHGEEVIEMYLESWEAEGESIPEPRLLKIA
- a CDS encoding DUF29 domain-containing protein, with the protein product MTVTYQTDFNLWIEKTAQLLLENRWQEIDKEHLIEEISDLGKSERRAISSQLIRLLLHLLKWQYQPQRRSDSWLDSITDARTQIELTIKDSPSLKNYPQEQLEESYEKARRQAAKQAGMDISIFPEECLYSLELILDETRLPE
- a CDS encoding CopG family transcriptional regulator, translating into MSKENITFRIDSSKKVAIDALAQGINRDRSYILNEAVNAYLEMYQWQIEEIQKGIAEADAGDFASDEEVKETFARLIHAD
- a CDS encoding type II toxin-antitoxin system RelE/ParE family toxin, which translates into the protein MQIKWLRQALRNLEQAHKYITKDNPTAAQELILKIQNAANQLENYPLIGKSGRVEGTRELIISNSPYIIIYRVKEESIEILRILHTSKRYPD
- a CDS encoding inositol monophosphatase, with the translated sequence MQIFLDIATEAALAAGVVLQDYLGKLEDAITEKGRPGDLVTIADKASEQVILEILGRHFPQHSILAEESGKLGNQDNEFLWAIDPLDGTTNYAHQYPCFAVSIGLLINGVPKVGVIYDPFRDELFRAAAGLGATRNRRPIRVSQTAELSKSLLVSGFAYDRRETADNNYAEFCHLTHLTQGVRRDGAAALDLAYVACGRVDGYWERGIAPWDVVAGIILVQEAGGNVTAYDGSPMKIDSGRILATNGYVHNSLSQELMQVPRLSSWT
- a CDS encoding thermonuclease family protein codes for the protein MAAMVVHLRIFVRKIIILGSLLLLVSCQSQNNSAIVPASVKVARVVSGQSLEVLGMEAQANLISQVRLIGLDAPDIRQLPWGEDAKQLVETLIGGANQAVNLEFDLEAKDKFNRTLAYVWKDKLLLNEEIVKQGYALFVARSPNHKYNQRLERAQQWARIMGKGIWNADKPMRMTPGEFRRLSR
- a CDS encoding 2Fe-2S iron-sulfur cluster binding domain-containing protein, producing MVQTHTIKVYNRQTGTSHTLEVPEDRYILHTAEHNGTELPFSCRNGACTTCAVRVVSGEIHQPEAIGLSPDLRRQGYALLCVSYARSDLEVETQDEDEVYELQFGRFFGKGKVKAGLPLDED